From a region of the Mauremys mutica isolate MM-2020 ecotype Southern chromosome 12, ASM2049712v1, whole genome shotgun sequence genome:
- the LOC123345497 gene encoding zinc finger protein 662-like, whose translation MQENYETVTSLGFPIPKPELISRLERGEEPWVPDLQACEERERLRGNHTGDEAMSEKEEGNHHEEVPGKVEPQGTYVGRAEGNFSQCFKHEEAWGNWHRSERLQGNHPRKKVDESIKCGGGEKDPTTHQTNSKEDKHYECLGYGKGFIVRSQLVTHQTIHIGEKPLQCLDCGESFNNRSALSNHGRSHRREKPSQCLECGKCFIWKSELIRHRLSHTGERPHKCLDCGKSFNWKSVLVNHQVIHTGEKAHKCLDCGKSFSRRSVLVNHQRIHTGERPHKCMDCGISFTWRSDLVRHRAIHTGEKPHRCLDCGKSFTQRSVLVRHQSIHTREKPHKCLDHGEISRGDHTSLNMRELTQDLNFSDTETEGIKEFACN comes from the exons atgcaggagaactacgagacggtgacctcgctgg GATtccccattcccaaacctgagctgatcTCCCgcctggaacgaggggaagagccgtgggtcccggatcTCCAGGCCTGCGAGGAAAGAGAGCGCCTGAGAGGCAACcacacag gtgatgAGGCAATGAGTGAGAAGGAGGAAGGGAATCATCATGAGGAAGTCCCTGGAAAAGTGGAACCACAGGGGACATATGTGGGaagagctgaagggaatttttcccagtgcttcAAACACGaagaagcctggggaaattggcacaggtcagagaggctgcagggaaaccACCCAAGGAAGAAAGTGGATGAGTCTATTAAAtgtggaggaggagaaaaggaTCCCACAACCCATCAGACAAATTCCAAGGAAGACAAACACTATGAATGCCTTGGGTATGGGAAAGGATTCATTGTGAGATCACAGCTTGttacacatcagacaatccataTTGGAGAGAAACCCCTtcaatgcttggactgtggggaaagcttcaataatcGCTCAGCCCTGAGTAATCATGGGAGAAGCCACAGAAGAGAGAAACCTTCTCAATGCCTCGAGTgcgggaaatgtttcatttggaagTCAGAACTAATTAGACATCGGCtaagccacacaggagagagaccccataagtgcttagactgtgggaaaagtttcaactGGAAATCAGTCCTTGTTAATCATCAGGtaattcacacaggagagaaagcccataagtgcttggattgtgggaaaagtttcagtcggAGGTCAGTTCTTgttaatcatcagagaatccacacaggggagagaccccacaagtgcatGGACTGTGGGATAAGTTTCACatggaggtcagaccttgttagacatagggcaatccacacaggagagaaaccccataggtgtttagactgtgggaaaagtttcacacagaGGTCAGTCCTTGTTAGACATCAgtcaatccacacaagagagaaaccccacaagtgcttggaccaTGGGGAAATTTCGCGCGGAGATCACACCTCATTAAACATGAGAGAATTGACACAGGATCTAAACTTCTCTGACACAGAGACAGAAGGTATTAAGGAATTTGCATGTAATTGA